In the genome of Colwellia sp. PAMC 21821, the window ACATCCAGTGTTTAATGTAACACTCTTAGTAACACTGAGCGAAAAAGGCAGTCACAGTGTTACTAAAAGAGATAATATTATGGCTAGAACAACTAAACCACTCACAAATACTGAAGTAAAGCAGGCTAAACCAAAAGAAAAGGAATATAACCTTTCTGATGGAAGTGGCTTAATGCTTAGAGTAAAACCGCATGGCTCAAAAATATGGCTATTTAACTATTACCGGCCTTTCTCTAAAAAAAGAGCCAATATTGGCTTCGGACAATTTCCAGAAGTTACACTTGCCGATGCAAGGCAGCGCCGCGATGAGGCACGAACACTCTTATCCAAAGATATAGATCCTAAAACATATAAAGTTCAGCAGTTTCAAGAAAAAAAAACTGCATTAGAAAACACTTTCGGTAAAGTTGCAGAGAAGTGGCACATATTAAAAAAACAACAAGTAAAAATAGAAACCGCCGAAAAATCATGGCAAACAATGAACCTTCATATTTTACCTGAATTAAATAACGTACCTATTCACCTAGTTAAACCTAAATTAGTTATTGATATACTCAACCCTATTGCAAGCAAAGGTAGTTTAGAGACAGTTAAAAGGCTATGTCGTAATATTAATGAAGTCATGCGTTTGGCTGTAGCTTCAGGGCTGATTGAGATCAATTATTTAGCGGATATTACTAAACTATTCGCTGCGCCTAAAAAAACTAACATGGCGACAATCACACCTGATAGATTACCTGAATTAATGCGCGCACTTAACCAAGCTAGTATAATGAAAATAACAAGATGTTTGGTTGAATGGCAATTGCATACAATGACCCGACCAAATGAAGCTGCAACTGCTAAATGGGAAGATATCAGTTTAGAAAATAAAACTTGGATCATTCCTGCAGAACAAATGAAGATGAATAAAGCTCATATCGTACCATTATCACCTCAAATGCTATCCTTACTTGAAATTATAAAACCTATATCTGGTCATAGAGAATACTTGTTTCCTAGTCATAGAACCCCTAGAGGTCACGCTAATAGCCAAAGTGTAAATATGGCCTTAAAGCGAATGGGATTCAATGGGCAACTAGTTTCTCATGGCCTACGAGCCTTAGCTAGTACAACACTTAATGACCAACAAATTTTCGATAAAGAGTTAATTGAAGCCTCGCTTGCACATGTTGATAAAAATCAAGCGCGTAGAGCATATAACCACGCGGATTATTTAGAACACCGTAGAAAAGTTATGGATTGGTGGTCTCTGCATATACAAAAAGCTGCTGACGGGAATATGAGTTTAGTTGGTTAATTTAAATTATTATAATATAAAAAATTTATAAGCTGCCTGTGTGGCAGTGAACAATCTAGCTAACTTATCTAACGATATGTCTATTTTCTAAGCTGCCTGTGTGGCAGTGAACTTTAGCTTCTTTAACTTTTGCTTTGACCATTGTTTCTAAGCTGCCTGTGCGGCAGTGAACACAGCGGCAACTTTTAGCTCAACTATTGGTGATTTCTAAGCTGCCTGTGCGGCAGTGAACAACAATCACACTTTGGTTGGGTTAATGCGCTATTTCTAAGCTGCCTGTGCGGCAGTGAACTCAACACACCAGAAAATAAATGATAGTAGTAATTTCTAAGCTGCCTGTGCGGCAGTGAACAAAACGCGTCGTTTCGTACTGCCAGTGTCAGCTTTCTAAGCTGCCTGTGCGGCAGTGAACAAGGCTGATTTATCACAATCCCAGTTTGGACATTTCTAAGCTGCCTGTGCGGCAGTGAACCGTGGTGTTTAAAAGCCGTATGCATTTTTCTATTTCTAAGCTGCCTGTGCGGCAGTGAACTGTTAAAGAGTCGGCAGATTGGAATGGTGAACTTTCTAAGCTGCCTGTGCGGCAGTGAACTAGACGCAGGCGGCAGTGTTAAATGGATTAGTTTTCTAAGCTGCCTGTGCGGCAGTGAACTACCGGTTCGGTTTGGTGGGAACGATTTAAAGTTTCTAAGCTGCCTGTGCGGCAGTGAACAGGTAAAGGCAAAGGCGCATCAAACGCAGCTATTTCTAAGCTGCCTGTGCGGCAGTGAACACGAAGGTTAGATGGTAGAGTGTGCGAAGTTATTTCTAAGCTGCCTGTGCGGCAGTGAACTTGCATATCGTGAGCATCGATAACGCATCACATTTCTAAGCTGCCTGTGCGGCAGTGAACTAATAAGCCAACTGTTAACCAGTTGGCTTACTTTTCTAAGCTGCCTGTGCGGCAGTGAACATTTCGCTATCAGATAATTTATCGGTCTGATTTTTCTAAGCTGCCTGTGCGGCAGTGAACGTAGCTGCTGCTGTAGTCGTTTGACCTATAACTTTCTAAGCTGCCTGTGCGGCAGTGAACCTACTACACCCGCGTTTTACATTGCACGCGTTTTTCTAAGCTGCCTGTGCGGCAGTGAACCTTTTGCGGCAATTGCTACGGGCGCGATGGATTTTCTAAGCTGCCTGTGCGGCAGTGAACCCAAACACAGCCGATTTATTGACTCAATAAATTTTCTAAGCTGCCTGTGCGGCAGTGAACGAAGTAAATTAACGCTTTCGGTTTTGTGTGGTTTTCTAAGCTGCCTGTGCGGCAGTGAACTTTTTTTCGCCTTGGTCATTGGTTGGCTGTTCTTTCTAAGCTGCCTGTGCGGCAGTGAACTCTCGTTATAAGCTTAGGGTCTGCATTGGATATTTCTAAGCTGCCTGTGCGGCAGTGAACTATTACATTAAATAACTGGTCGATAGCTATCATTTCTAAGCTGCCTGTGCGGCAGTGAACCAATAGGTCGTGAAGTGTCAAGGTTTTTTGACTTTCTAAGCTGCCTGTGCGGCAGTGAACTCTGTATTTGGTGTTTGTCCCTTCTTCATACTTTTCTAAGCTGCCTGTGCGGCAGTGAACATGAATGAAAAACTACATTTCTTAACCTTTGATTTCTAAGCTGCCTGTGCGGCAGTGAACGTAAAAATGTTATAGATAATTTTTACTATGACTTTCTAAGCTGCCTGTGCGGCAGTGAACACTTGATTTGCAAAAGCCTAACTTTCACGCTATTTCTAAGCTGCCTGTGCGGCAGTGAACTGATATGTAGTGATATGTAGTGATATATATTATTTCTAAGCTGCCTGTGCGGCAGTGAACTTGGCGATAGTCATATTGCAGATGCGCTTTATTTTCTAAGCTGCCTGTGCGGCAGTGAACGAAATAGATGAACATTTAGATAAGGTAGAGATTTTCTAAGCTGCCTGTGCGGCAGTGAACATTTAAGTTTTTAGGTATTAAATGTTTTCTGTTTTCTAAGCTGCCTGTGCGGCAGTGAACAACAACGCTAAAGCTTGGGCCTCTTCTTGTGCTTTCTAAGCTGCCTGTGCGGCAGTGAACCTATTCGAGTTTTAGACGGGGATCTAACAGATTTTCTAAGCTGCCTGTGCGGCAGTGAACAGAAGATTAGCGATTAATATTAGTAATGTTGCTTTCTAAGCTGCCTGTGCGGCAGTGAACAATCTCCACTGTTTTTACATATCCATCCTTGCTTTCTAAGCTGCCTGTGCGGCAGTGAACGTCGCTAAGATATTAGCGGCCTTAGTGTAATCTTTCTAAGCTGCCTGTGCGGCAGTGAACTAAACCTAATGATATCGTCCGCGCTCAACTACTTTCTAAGCTGCCTGTGCGGCAGTGAACAAATGTTTGAATTGAACGGCGAACGTTGGAACTTTCTAAGCTGCCTGTGCGGCAGTGAACTTATCGTGGGGCTGTAAAACTTATAGTGTTGATTTCTAAGCTGCCTGTGCGGCAGTGAACTTACTGGTAACACTAACAAACAAACACTAACATTTCTAAGCTGCCTGTGCGGCAGTGAACTATCCCAGTAGTGTTCTCTCGTCGTTTCAACGTTTCTAAGCTGCCTGTGCGGCAGTGAACTATTTTTAAAGTCCTACGCTTCGATGCTTGCTTTTCTAAGCTGCCTGTGCGGCAGTGAACGCATCAACGCCTTGTGATGCGTTACTCATAGCTTTCTAAGCTGCCTGTGCGGCAGTGAACTAAACCTAACAGACTTAACAGGCAGACCAGATTTTCTAAGCTGCCTGTGCGGCAGTGAACGTATATTACCTGACGGAATGACAAGTTCAAAATTTCTAAGCTGCCTGTGCGGCAGTGAACTGATGTTGGTAATGTTTCCACTCCGTACCCTATTTCTAAGCTGCCTGTGCGGCAGTGAACTTTCTTCTAGCATGTCTTTAACTACCGGAGCCTTTCTAAGCTGCCTGTGCGGCAGTGAACCCTTATAGGTTTTGACAGAAACAACACTGATTTTTCTAAGCTGCCTGTGCGGCAGTGAACTAAAAACTGCCCTTTATAACCTTTGCTTAACTTTTCTAAGCTGCCTGTGCGGCAGTGAACGACCAAGTGGAAAACCACGGCGATTCCTTGCTTTTCTAAGCTGCCTGTGCGGCAGTGAACCCTCACATCGGCAAGCAGAATTAATCGTTAAATTTCTAAGCTGCCTGTGCGGCAGTGAACCATCTCAGTATGTAGATGACCCGGCTGATATATTTCTAAGCTGCCTGTGCGGCAGTGAACGATGATATGCGCTTTCTTAGCACTCTTAAAGTTTTCTAAGCTGCCTGTGCGGCAGTGAACGTTTTTCGCTTTTTGTCTAGCAGGGTATTTATTTTCTAAGCTGCCTGTGCGGCAGTGAACGCTGCAACAATGTTTGGTCGGTCTGTTTTAATTTTCTAAGCTGCCTGTGCGGCAGTGAACGGTGGTTAATGATGATATTTATATATCTAATCTTTCTAAGCTGCCTGTGCGGCAGTGAACAGATCGCGAGGGCTTGCGATCGGTGTTTGGGGTTTCTAAGCTGCCTGTGCGGCAGTGAACATGTTAAGCATCACACTCGTTTTTTTGCTACTTTTCTAAGCTGCCTGTGCGGCAGTGAACTCAAGAAAGAAAGTAGAAAGGTTTATCTAATCTTTCTAAGCTGCCTGTGCGGCAGTGAACCTATGTCTTCGTAAGTTGCTTGATCCTATTATTTTCTAAGCTGCCTGTGCGGCAGTGAACTTGTTTTAATAACGTTGGCGATTTAATTAAGTTTTCTAAGCTGCCTGTGCGGCAGTGAACCACTATGCTTGTCGGCCAAGTGAGTTGCGCATTTTCTAAGCTGCCTGTGCGGCAGTGAACTTACTTGAAGTTGTTGTTGATGCTTGTAATCATTTCTAAGCTGCCTGTGCGGCAGTGAACTATCTCTTGAGTTGGGCGTTGAGCCACCTCACTTTCTAAGCTGCCTGTGCGGCAGTGAACTTTTCTATATAACTATCCCCTGCAATTATTGCTTTCTAAGCTGCCTGTGCGGCAGTGAACATCTTAATAACAAATTGTTTGGTTCGGCCAGTTTTCTAAGCTGCCTGTGCGGCAGTGAACGCGATGCTGCGTTTAATAATGTACTTTCTGGCTTTCTAAGCTGCCTGTGCGGCAGTGAACCTGTGCTCATGAGTGAAAAAGTATATGTGCTATTTCTAAGCTGCCTGTGCGGCAGTGAACGTTTCATATGGAACTAAGTGGTGATGCTGTTTTTTCTAAGCTGCCTGTGCGGCAGTGAACATTACCGGTAATCGTTGCACTGATTACCGGTGTTTCTAAGCTGCCTGTGCGGCAGTGAACTAGTTAAAAAAAACATGAAGAATAAGTTTTTATTTCTAAGCTGCCTGTGCGGCAGTGAACTAAATACATCAAGGTACTTGAGTTGCTTTAATTTTTCTAAGCTGCCTGTGCGGCAGTGAACGATATTAGAAAGACCGAGTTTAATTATTTTAATTTCTAAGCTGCCTGTGCGGCAGTGAACTTTTTCAGTTCGGTCCTATGAATACAGTTAATTTTCTAAGCTGCCTGTGCGGCAGTGAACCATTAAAAAACTTGTTTGACTTTATTGTTCGCTTTCTAAGCTGCCTGTGCGGCAGTGAACTGGTGGCAATTTGCCCTGATGTTTATTGTTCATTTCTAAGCTGCCTGTGCGGCAGTGAACCTACATTGTTAATTGTGCTTAATTTTTTTAGTTTTCTAAGCTGCCTGTGCGGCAGTGAACATTTTACCCTGAAATAAAAGCCTTTTTAATGCTTTCTAAGCTGCCTGTGCGGCAGTGAACCAAGCAACAGAACGATGATAAAAGTGTTGTTTTTTCTAAGCTGCCTGTGCGGCAGTGAACAGTCACCGCTCGCCGTACAAACCCACCCTTGATTTCTAAGCTGCCTGTGCGGCAGTGAACATATTCCTTTTGATGTACTTAAATCAGGTATATTTCTAAGCTGCCTGTGCGGCAGTGAACAATAGAATATCACGCAAAAAACAAGTTACAACAGTGGATTAAGGTAAAATATGAATTTTTACCTTATTTTTATCGCTTGTTGTAACTTGTTGTTTTAGTTTCTTATTTTTAAAGAGCAAAAATAAAGGTTAAAACTGGGGAATACTTACCAGTTTTTCTTTATGGTTATGATTTACACTCAAACCATAACAATTAAACTTTCCAAATTGTTGCTCGGCAACGTCTACCTTTTTGATAAACAGTGGGAATTTTCTACTGCTAGCTAAATCACGTTGTTTCGTTTCTTGGCTTTCTAACCAAATAAAAGGTGAGTTGTTATTCGCTTTAGGTTTGCTTTTTTCAAGCTCGGCTAAACAAATATCAAGCGGTTGTCCAGATTTTTCAGACCAACGCTGCGCTTTGCTAAGCATATCTTTTTCTATACGCGCTTCACCTTTGACTTGCACCCTAACAA includes:
- a CDS encoding integrase domain-containing protein, with translation MARTTKPLTNTEVKQAKPKEKEYNLSDGSGLMLRVKPHGSKIWLFNYYRPFSKKRANIGFGQFPEVTLADARQRRDEARTLLSKDIDPKTYKVQQFQEKKTALENTFGKVAEKWHILKKQQVKIETAEKSWQTMNLHILPELNNVPIHLVKPKLVIDILNPIASKGSLETVKRLCRNINEVMRLAVASGLIEINYLADITKLFAAPKKTNMATITPDRLPELMRALNQASIMKITRCLVEWQLHTMTRPNEAATAKWEDISLENKTWIIPAEQMKMNKAHIVPLSPQMLSLLEIIKPISGHREYLFPSHRTPRGHANSQSVNMALKRMGFNGQLVSHGLRALASTTLNDQQIFDKELIEASLAHVDKNQARRAYNHADYLEHRRKVMDWWSLHIQKAADGNMSLVG
- the cas6f gene encoding type I-F CRISPR-associated endoribonuclease Cas6/Csy4, yielding MKYYLDITLLPEADITLGFIWQKVYQQVHIALVDNKVADNESAIAVSFPRYSAEKSGGHAFPLGNQLRLLANAESQLTELNIAKWLNRFEDYVHIKSIKPVPEKVAHASFVRVQVKGEARIEKDMLSKAQRWSEKSGQPLDICLAELEKSKPKANNNSPFIWLESQETKQRDLASSRKFPLFIKKVDVAEQQFGKFNCYGLSVNHNHKEKLVSIPQF